One window from the genome of Sardina pilchardus chromosome 12, fSarPil1.1, whole genome shotgun sequence encodes:
- the arv1 gene encoding protein ARV1 has protein sequence MAKVALRCIECNEDANELHRDYSNGILKITICDSCKKPVDKYIEYDPVIVLIDAILCKIQAFRHILFNTEVNIHWKLCVFCLLCEAYLRWSQLQGSEQTSDPADMIRYTREWDFYGMFGLAALELAAFVCGVLACLWLVLGLRGQALDTHLLVKALLLSSYGKVLLIPAVIWEHDYSPLCFSLIKIFVLTSNTQAVRVLLNCGRCLSLLAVMSGLLLETFLSLTFHKLEWHTQDFLPLL, from the exons ATGGCAAAAGTTGCACTAAGATGTATAGAGTGCAATGAAGATGCGAACGAGCTCCATCGTGATTATAGCAATGGGAttctaaaaataaccatatgt GACTCGTGTAAGAAGCCAGTGGACAAATACATTGAGTATGATCCCGTCATTGTTCTGATTGATGCCATCTTGTGCAAAATTCAAGCATTCAGGCACATTTTGTTCAACACAGAGGTCAAT ATTCActggaagctgtgtgtgttctgcctcCTGTGTGAGGCGTACCTGCGATGGTCCCAGCTGCAGGGCTCTGAACAGACCAGTGACCCAGCTGACATGATCCGATACACCAGGGAGTGGGACTTCTATGGCATGTTTGGACTAGCAGCTCTCG AGCTggctgcgtttgtgtgtggcgTGCTGGCCTGTCTGTGGCTGGTGCTGGGGCTGCGGGGTCAGGCGCTGGACACCCACCTGCTGGTCAAAGCCCTGCTGCTGTCCAGCTACGGCAAGGTGCTACTCATCCCCGCCGTCATCTGGGAGCACGACTACTCGCCCCTCTGCTTCAGCCTCATCAAGATCTTTGTGCTGACCTCCAACACACAAGCCGTCAGAG TTCTGCTGAACTGTGGCCGATGCCTTTCTCTGCTGGCTGTGATGTCTGGACTGTTACTGGAGACTTTCCTTTCGCTGACCTTCCACAAGCTCGAGTGGCACACCCAGGACTTCCTACCACTCCTGTGA